CCTAGCCGCGTTCATCGTCGTCGCGATGGCGGGCGCGAGCGCCCTCGCGCTCCCGTCGCTCCCCGCGCAGGTGGCGACCCACTGGAACGCCGCGGGCCAACCCGACGACACGATGCCGCGACTGGTGGGCGCGTTCCTCCTGCCTGCGATCACCGCGGGCGTCACGCTCCTGCTGTACGTCGCACCGCGGTTCGACCCGCGGTACGAGAGCATCGAGTCGTTCCGCGGCGGGTACGAGTGGTTCGTCGTCGGCATGGTCGCGTTCCTCGCGTACGTCCACGGGATGACGCTCGCGTGGAACCTCGGCCTCCGGTTCTCGTTCACCGCCGCGATGGCGCTCCCGCTCGCCGGACTGTTCCTCGGCCTCGGCGAACTCCTGGCTCGCGCGCGGCCGAACTGGACCATCGGCATCCGGACGCCGTGGACGCTGTCGGACGACGACGTGTGGACCGAGACGCACCGCCGCGGCGCGTGGGCGTTCCGCGCGCTGGGGGTTGCGACGCTCGTCGCCGTCGCGGTTCCCGACCTGCTGCTCCCGGTCGTGCTCGGCGGGGCGCTGCTCGTGGCGGGGTACACGATGGCGTTCTCCTACGTCGCGTACCGCAGGCGACACGCCGGCTGAACGGAGTGGCGGACTACCCCCGACCGCTCGCCAGTTTGCTCGCGTCGTCACTGCGCCGCAAGACCAGCATGGCGAGCGTCCCGACGAGGGGCCCGACCGCCAGCGGTGCGAACGCCCACCGCCAACCGACCGCCGCGGCGACGACTGGCGTGAGTTGGATCGAGCCGACGGTGAGCAGGAAGCCGACGGCGGTCTGGAGCGTGAGCGCAGAGCCGACGTACGCCTCGTCGGCGAGTTCGGTGACGGCCGCCGAGAACTGCGCGGAGTCGGCGACGATCAGGAACCCCCACGCGAGGACAAAGGGCGCGAGCACGACGGTCGACGCGCCGAACACCACCCCAGAGAGCACGCACGCCGCGCCCGACCCGACCATGCTGACCGACGTGACCGTGGTCCGACCGACCCTGTCTGCCGCCGCGCCGAACGTCCACGCGCCGACGCCGCCGACGGCGATGGCGCCGAACGTGAGCAGTGAGGCGGTCGTCGAGACGGCGGGTGCACCGCGGGCGGCGTAACTCGCCGCCAGGTACACCGGGAGCCACGTCCAGACGGCGTACAGTTCCCACATGTGGCCGAAGTACCCCAGGTCGGCGAGCACGAGCCCTCTGTTCCGAGCGATTCGGACGACGGCACGTGGGTCGAACGGCGACGCCGGCGCGGCGTACGGACCGGGGCGCACGCCGAGCATCAACAGCGCGCCGACGGTCGCGAGTCCCGCCGCCCCCAGCATGACGAGTCGCGGGTCGCCGACCGACCCGGCGCCACCGCCGACCGCTCGAAGCAAGTGCGGTGTCGCCGACCCGACGGTGAGCGCGGCGACGAGCACGCCGATGGCGAGTCCGCGACCGCGCCGGAACCAGCCCGCGAGAATCTTCATCCCCGTCGGGTAGACGCCGGCGAGCGCGACGCCGGTGAGGAACCTGAGCGCGATGGCCGGCGCCGCCGAGTCGACGAACAGGGCGATGGCGGCGGTCGCGACCGCGCCGAGCACCGCCGACGCCGCCAGCAACACCCGCGGGCGGAGGACGTCGGCCAGGGTCAGCGCCGCGGAGGCGAGCGCGCCGACGACGAACCCGAGTTGGACGGCGGTCGTGAGCAGGCCCGCCTCCGTGGGCGAGAGGTCCCACAGCGCCGTCAACTCCGGCGCGACCGCGGAGGCGCTGAACCACAGCGTCATCGCAAGGAGTTCCGCGACGCCGACGAGCGCGAGCGCGCGGCGGCGACCCGGAGCCGCGTCGGATCCCATCACCGATCAGTCAGGTCAAAGAGAGGTGAACGTTCCGGCGGGGTCGCCGCGACCGCCCGGACGCACGAGATTGATTAGCGGGCGCGCCGACTGGCCGGTGTGACCTCCGACGACGCCGTCGACCCGACCGACGACGGCCCGCCCGCGCGCTACGACCGACTCGAGCGACACTCCACGCCCGGCGGCCGCAACTCCCTGCGCTACTGGACGGACGCCAAGTCGCCGTTGACGGTGGCGCTCAACTACCTCGTCGTGTGGCTGATCCGCGTGTCGCCGAGCCTCCGGCTGAAGTCCTGGCTCCTGCGCCGCCTCGGCGCCACCGTCGGGAGTGGCGTCTCGTGGGGCCTGGAGGCGACGCCGGACGTGTTCTGGCCCGAGCGGGTCGTCCTCGGCGACGACGTCATCGTCGGCTACGACTCGGTGCTCCTGTGCCACGAGTTCCTGCAAGACGAGTACCGCCTCGGCGACGTGGTCGTCGGCGACCGCGCGATGCTCGGTGCGAACGTCACCGTCCTCCCCGGCGTCCACATCGGCGCCGACGCGCAGGTGGCGGCGAACTCCCTCGTCGCCGACGACGTGGCGCCCGGCGAGACGGTGGCTGGCGTGCCGGCGACACCGGTCGAGCGGAGCGGTGACGGCGGGG
The DNA window shown above is from Halobaculum marinum and carries:
- a CDS encoding MFS transporter, whose protein sequence is MGSDAAPGRRRALALVGVAELLAMTLWFSASAVAPELTALWDLSPTEAGLLTTAVQLGFVVGALASAALTLADVLRPRVLLAASAVLGAVATAAIALFVDSAAPAIALRFLTGVALAGVYPTGMKILAGWFRRGRGLAIGVLVAALTVGSATPHLLRAVGGGAGSVGDPRLVMLGAAGLATVGALLMLGVRPGPYAAPASPFDPRAVVRIARNRGLVLADLGYFGHMWELYAVWTWLPVYLAASYAARGAPAVSTTASLLTFGAIAVGGVGAWTFGAAADRVGRTTVTSVSMVGSGAACVLSGVVFGASTVVLAPFVLAWGFLIVADSAQFSAAVTELADEAYVGSALTLQTAVGFLLTVGSIQLTPVVAAAVGWRWAFAPLAVGPLVGTLAMLVLRRSDDASKLASGRG
- a CDS encoding acyltransferase → MTSDDAVDPTDDGPPARYDRLERHSTPGGRNSLRYWTDAKSPLTVALNYLVVWLIRVSPSLRLKSWLLRRLGATVGSGVSWGLEATPDVFWPERVVLGDDVIVGYDSVLLCHEFLQDEYRLGDVVVGDRAMLGANVTVLPGVHIGADAQVAANSLVADDVAPGETVAGVPATPVERSGDGGERENENES
- a CDS encoding SdpI family protein, producing MRYFGRRLLAAFIVVAMAGASALALPSLPAQVATHWNAAGQPDDTMPRLVGAFLLPAITAGVTLLLYVAPRFDPRYESIESFRGGYEWFVVGMVAFLAYVHGMTLAWNLGLRFSFTAAMALPLAGLFLGLGELLARARPNWTIGIRTPWTLSDDDVWTETHRRGAWAFRALGVATLVAVAVPDLLLPVVLGGALLVAGYTMAFSYVAYRRRHAG